From the genome of Rickettsiales bacterium:
TGCTTTATGTTGACGGAACGCTGCAGAATGCGGTTATCCCTGAACTTCCTTCCTCGATGCATGATTTTCTGCTGGAAGTGGCGAATGGAGGAGGCAATCCACAACGAGGAGAAAATATTTCCGCTTTGATGGAACGCTATCACGAAGCCGCTGCGGCCGCGCAATTGATCGCAAGCCGGAATCTTGAAGAATTGAGTAAGATTGCAGGCATACATCATGAAACCACTAGCTCAAGCAGCATCACCGAAGCTTATCTGGCAGACCCGTCACAGTACCTGCTCGCCGAATATGTAGATACACGCAATATTGCCGGTTTCAGATTGGCAAGGCAGCGGCTGGCAGACAACGGCACGCTCGCTGCCGATGAAGAGCTGAATGCCGCCTTCAATACACTGAATCGGTTTATCGACGATATAATAACCCCTAACGTCAGCCTCTATCGCAATCAGACATTTGATGAAAGAATTAGCGACGAACAACGCAATATTGAAGAAGTTGAAGCTGCTGAAGCCCTGGAAACACTGAACATCGCAGGCTGCCAGGGACTGCGCGCGGCGGTCGTGAAATCCATAAAAGAAAGTAGCATGGCAGGCAATGTTACCCACCGCCAATTAGTGGACTATCTCATTGCATTAAGCGACTACCAGACAGAAGATCCGCAGACACAAAACCAGCTTAAAACCGTCAACACATGGATTGTCCGAAGTTTTATTCATGGCGACAAGTATTCGATAGGTTTCGGTGTTGTAGATATAGAAGACAGGCTTCAGGAGGGGTCGCTTAGCCCGAACGCCGAGGAATCATTAAAACAACTTATTCACGATCTCGGTGCACATAGCATTTACATTAATAGCCAGCACGAGACCGGGCGCAGCATCCCTGAACCAAGGCGCACCGTAATTTACTGCCGTGCATGCAAAGCTTTAGAATCATTGCAGACTGTGGTTGGCCTGCAGGGGCTGGACAGGATGATGGGAGAAATGGAGAGAGCACAGAATGAAGCTCCCCCAGCAATGCATAATGATTTTGAACGCTGGTATCTGGAGCCTCCACAGGGACGGGAAGCACTCTGGCGCGCAGGCCATTATAAAGCTGTATTGCAGCATATCGTCGATACGACGGACCCGCAAGCCGAAGCCGCACGCCGCGTCATCGATTATATCAACACCTATTTCGGCCAGAGCGCTTCTCCTGCTGAGAATACCGTTGCCTACCTGGATTATTATTTTGAAGCTGCAGATCTGAAGACCCAGCTTCAGGGGACAGCCCGCGCGCTCATGCCCCTGTGGCATGAGGTCATAGCCCGTGGCGTGCAGGAGGAATTCATGCTGGCGCAGGAAGATCCTAATGCCGCCGCCCAGCTGATGAAGCAGGGGGATGGAGAAATATGGGATTACCTCTATACCCTCTATGAAATCAGAAATATTCGTGAACCTGGCATTCTTGCTCAAATCAGCGCTGCCCTGGTGATGGACGAAGAACCCACCCCGCCTCACACTATTGCCAATATTATTGCCCGGGAAAACAACCCTGATATAAATTGCATTCCTGATATTATTGCCCGGATCGAAGAAGATCCTAAAACTGTATTGTGGGATACGGCGAAATGGCTGCATGATGCAAATCGCCAATTGCCCTATGCAAGAAACCTTACCAAACCTCGCCTGAAAAGCATCAAAGAATATACAGGAAGAATGTTCGCCTTATACCAGGGCGGCAATGTCTTTGGCCTGGAAAAGGAAATGGAAGAGGCACTCGGAGCCATGCGGGAATTCGATATGAACAACCGTCTGCTTGAGACACTCTGCGCGGATTTTCCCAGAACAAAAGTGATGGGAGCAGGAGATTCCAATTCCTCCGACCCTATCTGCCCTAACTATGCCTGGCTCGTGCTGCGGCTTGAACAGGAAATAGAGGATGGCGGACCGAAAGCAGAAGCGGCGCAAAAAGCGCTGCCGTTCCTCCAGAAAGCAATCGTGCACGGGGATATCGATCCGGTGGTGGACGAAGAGAAGGAAACACTCCACCACCTGATGCAAACAGCCGCCAGTATAGGCGATACAGGCAATCCGGAAATTTCCGACAGAGCGAAATTATTGCAGCATCTCAGTTCCGGATACGATGCCGCTTATCTCATGGCTATTGTTAACGATCACCTTGCTGAAGCGAAAGACGGCACAACCTCACTGGATGCAGGACAGGTTGATAGATTGAGAGTATTCAAACAAGAACTGGCCGCTATGGTAAGCGACCATGATTATCAGCAGGAATTCGATAAAAATAAATTACTAGCCGATGCGCGTGTCGCTTTTCAGCATATCCGGGCCGCCGAGGAAAATATACCCGAACTGCGCAATATCCAGACCAGGGATGGGGAATCCGCGCCGCTGAAAAACTTTTTCGATATGACGCATGGGAGCTTTGACACAACAGTGCCACATATTCAGGAGCAGTTTTTTATTGCGATAGAAGACGCACTCGCAAGCGGACGTGAAATGCCGCCTGGTATGCAACGCTCGCTGGAAGCCATGCGAGACTATATGCAAGCTGAGTTCGACAAAAATGATGCTTTCTTTGAAGAGCATAACTACGAAACTTCACATGCCGCCACCATCGAAGCGATTCGCGCCCAGCAAAGGGGGCCGGATGATGGCAGGCCCTCAGCAGGAAGATAAATCTCCTACAGCCAACCCTTCTTGCGGAAAAACAAATAAGGCAGGAACGCGGAAAGAATCATGAAAACGACCGCCATTGGGTAGCCGAATTCCCAGTGCAGTTCCGGCATGGCGGAAAAGTTCATGCCGTAAATGCTCGCCACTAACGTAGGCGGCAGGAACACGACGGACACGACGGAGAAAATCTTGATAATCGTGTTCTGCTGAATGTTAACCATGCCGAGTGTGGCATCGAGCAGGAAGCTCACCTTGTTGGAAAGAAACCCTGCATGGTCGCTAAGCGCCGGCACATCATGACGCAGCGTTTCCATCTTTGCATGTTCCAGCGAACCCACATCGTAATACGTGGAAGAAGCAATGAAGCTTGCCAGGCGGGATACGCTGATGAGGCTCTCACGCACTTTGGAAATCAGATCGCCGTTCATGCCGATCATGCGCAGGAGTTCGGCGAAATCCGGTTCACTGCCGGAGGTAGACATTTTCTGCGGATCAGGGCGGAAGACGCTGCTGCCTATAGCGTCAATCTGATGGCCTATGGACTCCAGCACATCCGCGATACGGTTGACGATTGCTTCCATCAATCCTGCAAATACCATGCTTCCACGGCACTGCGGATAGCCGCCCTTCTGTATCCTTTCCCCGAACGCCTTGAAGAAAGAGGGAGTGCTATAACGCACCGTCACCAGACACTGGTCAACCAGCACGAAGGTGACAGCGTGAATCTCCGGCATATTCGTATCGGCCCCGCTGATAATGCTTGCCGTGGCATAAAGCGCGCCGTTCTCATGATAGAAGCGGTTGGAAAGCTCGATCTCGTGCATTTCCGCGCGCGTGGGAATATCGATTTTCAGCAGCCCCTCCACCCACAATTCCTCCTCTTCCGAAGGATTGAGCAGATCGATCCACACCAGCGCCACCTCTTCCTTCAGCGCATCGCGGGGAATAATGCACAGCCTGTCTTGTTCAGCGCGGTAAAGTGTCAGCATAAGTCAAGAAGCCATCATGAAAAGAACGCTATTGCCATTCCTAACAGATCACCCGGCAATTGGCCAGTTAAAGGAAGGGAAAGAAACAAATGCCAATATGACAGATATTCCAACGCGACTACTGACATACTTCAGAAACAGGGCTTTGCAATAACAAAGAAATATTGTAAAAGCCTTCTAATAGCACCTATTAGTTGATGCGATGCCTTTATTTAAACATTTTGCACCAAGACTTGTTTCCATAGCAGTAATGCTAATCGGCGCTTATTCCCCAAAAGCAACCGCAGATAATATCTCATTAACCAGTATCGGCACACTAGGCGGTACAAATTCTTTAGCGTATGGCATTTCTGGTGATGGCAATACAATAGTGGGCTACAGCTATACAGCTGGCGCACATGAGCATGCTTTTTACTGGACCCAGCCAACTGGCATAATTGATTTGGGCACTTTAGGTGGATTAAATTCAGTTGCAGAAGCCGTTTCAGGTGATGGGAGTGTTATCATTGGGAGGGCAGAAACGGCAGGTAT
Proteins encoded in this window:
- a CDS encoding magnesium transporter CorA family protein, whose product is MLTLYRAEQDRLCIIPRDALKEEVALVWIDLLNPSEEEELWVEGLLKIDIPTRAEMHEIELSNRFYHENGALYATASIISGADTNMPEIHAVTFVLVDQCLVTVRYSTPSFFKAFGERIQKGGYPQCRGSMVFAGLMEAIVNRIADVLESIGHQIDAIGSSVFRPDPQKMSTSGSEPDFAELLRMIGMNGDLISKVRESLISVSRLASFIASSTYYDVGSLEHAKMETLRHDVPALSDHAGFLSNKVSFLLDATLGMVNIQQNTIIKIFSVVSVVFLPPTLVASIYGMNFSAMPELHWEFGYPMAVVFMILSAFLPYLFFRKKGWL